One part of the Mycobacterium marinum genome encodes these proteins:
- a CDS encoding endonuclease domain-containing protein produces MCDLEAPFIGSKALACGAVTRHQLRTRYRPVLPNVYLSARVHPCLQSRIAAAWLWSRGSATVGGAAAAALHGAKWIPEDVPVELICARSRPPRGVLTRRDVLIDGETQFLGGYSVTTAERTAFDIGRRGAMRSAVARLDALARATGFTVADVLQVARNHRGTRGLRQLESALELVDPGAQSPRESYLRLFLIDAGLPRPQTQLPVLGVNGVPVAYLDMGWERYMVAVEYDGDHHRSDRQQYVKDIRRGEMLERMGWIVIRVVAEDRRVDILRRVSAALDERRSAVP; encoded by the coding sequence ATGTGTGATTTGGAAGCTCCGTTTATCGGCAGTAAGGCACTGGCGTGTGGAGCGGTTACGCGCCATCAATTGCGGACCCGGTACCGGCCGGTCCTGCCGAACGTTTATCTGTCCGCCCGGGTGCACCCGTGCCTGCAGAGCAGGATTGCCGCCGCCTGGCTGTGGTCGCGCGGTTCGGCGACGGTCGGCGGTGCGGCGGCAGCGGCGTTGCACGGCGCGAAGTGGATTCCCGAGGACGTCCCGGTTGAGCTGATCTGCGCTCGCTCCCGCCCACCTCGTGGCGTGCTGACCCGCCGCGACGTGCTGATCGATGGCGAAACTCAGTTCCTGGGCGGGTACTCGGTCACCACGGCCGAGCGCACCGCTTTCGACATCGGCCGCCGCGGAGCCATGCGTTCGGCGGTGGCACGGCTGGACGCGCTGGCGCGCGCAACCGGGTTCACGGTGGCCGATGTGCTGCAGGTCGCCAGAAACCACCGCGGAACTCGTGGATTGCGGCAACTGGAGTCCGCGCTGGAATTGGTCGACCCGGGAGCACAGTCGCCGCGAGAGAGCTATCTGAGGCTGTTCCTGATCGACGCCGGACTCCCTCGCCCTCAGACTCAGCTGCCCGTGCTGGGCGTCAACGGTGTGCCCGTCGCGTATCTCGACATGGGGTGGGAGCGGTACATGGTGGCCGTCGAATACGACGGCGATCACCATCGCAGCGACCGCCAGCAGTACGTCAAAGACATTCGGCGCGGTGAAATGCTCGAGCGGATGGGGTGGATCGTCATACGGGTGGTGGCCGAGGACCGCCGCGTCGATATCCTGCGCCGGGTCAGCGCTGCCCTGGATGAGCGCAGATCGGCCGTGCCGTAG
- the glnX gene encoding protein kinase G-activating protein GlnX, which produces MTVELAHPSTEPLGSRSPAEPAHPRWWFVSTTPGRILTIGIVLAALGVASAFATSTTINHRQQVLTTVLDHTEPLSFAAGRLYTTLSVADAAAATAFIAQAEPRAVRLRYEQAITDASVAVTRASSGLTDESLVQLLGRINAELSVYTGLVEIARTNNRAGNPVGSSYLSEASGLMQSTILPDAQQLYEATSTRVDSETTASTQIPAPVILVVATTVAFGAFAHRWLARRTRRRINPGLVVGALGILVMVVWVGTALTLSTAASRIAKDTAAESLKTVTNLAITAQQARADETLSLIRRGDQEVRKQSFYQRIEDMHRQLDEYMARPDAVDKPDLQGAEQLLVRWQQANDRINSYISVGNYRAATQVALGESEDDSTPAFDKLDEALTRAMDQSRNHLRTDVRSARRGLAGAQMGGVVLSLSAAIAVALGLWPRLKEYR; this is translated from the coding sequence GTGACGGTTGAGTTGGCGCACCCGTCGACCGAACCGCTGGGATCGCGGTCACCGGCCGAGCCGGCCCATCCCCGCTGGTGGTTCGTCTCGACGACGCCCGGGCGCATTCTGACGATTGGCATCGTGTTGGCGGCGCTCGGCGTTGCCAGCGCGTTTGCCACCTCGACGACCATCAACCACCGCCAGCAGGTGCTGACCACCGTGCTCGACCACACCGAGCCGCTCTCGTTCGCGGCCGGACGGCTCTACACCACGCTGTCGGTGGCTGACGCCGCGGCGGCCACCGCATTCATCGCACAGGCCGAACCCCGCGCCGTCCGGCTCCGCTACGAACAGGCCATCACCGACGCGTCGGTGGCGGTGACCCGCGCGTCCAGCGGCCTCACCGATGAATCGCTGGTGCAGCTGCTGGGCCGAATCAACGCCGAGTTGTCCGTCTATACCGGGCTCGTCGAGATCGCGCGCACCAACAACCGAGCGGGTAACCCGGTCGGGTCCTCGTATCTGTCCGAGGCATCGGGACTGATGCAGTCGACGATCCTGCCCGACGCGCAACAGCTCTACGAGGCGACATCGACGCGAGTGGACAGCGAGACCACCGCGTCCACCCAGATCCCGGCTCCGGTGATCCTCGTCGTTGCCACCACGGTGGCGTTCGGCGCGTTCGCGCACCGCTGGCTGGCCCGCCGGACCAGGCGACGAATCAACCCCGGCCTTGTGGTCGGAGCGCTCGGTATTCTCGTCATGGTGGTGTGGGTAGGAACTGCGCTGACACTCTCAACGGCCGCGAGCCGTATCGCTAAAGACACCGCGGCCGAGTCCCTCAAGACGGTCACCAACTTGGCCATCACCGCCCAGCAGGCACGAGCCGATGAGACGCTGTCGCTGATCCGGCGCGGTGATCAAGAGGTCCGCAAGCAATCCTTCTACCAGCGCATCGAGGACATGCATCGCCAGCTCGACGAGTACATGGCCCGCCCCGATGCGGTCGACAAGCCCGACTTACAGGGCGCCGAACAGCTGTTGGTGCGCTGGCAACAGGCCAACGACCGGATCAACTCCTACATCTCGGTCGGCAACTATCGTGCCGCTACCCAGGTGGCACTGGGCGAGAGTGAGGACGATTCCACCCCGGCTTTCGACAAGCTCGACGAAGCGCTGACCAGGGCGATGGATCAAAGCCGCAATCACCTGCGTACCGATGTCCGCAGCGCGCGCCGAGGATTGGCCGGTGCCCAAATGGGTGGTGTCGTGCTGAGTTTGAGCGCCGCGATCGCGGTGGCCCTCGGTCTGTGGCCCAGGCTGAAAGAATATCGCTGA
- a CDS encoding serine/threonine-protein kinase PknG produces MAEAVKKGLQDTSGTENPRPDEDEQEAGPGTQPADVQTGAAAWSRPVGTQALFRPNFDDDDEDDITLGTLDMQPQGPLAAATRARLPVRRLGGGLVEIPRVPDTDPLKALMTDPVVPEAKRFCWNCGRPVGRSDSETKGASEGWCPYCGSPYSFLPQLSPGDTIAGQYEVKGCIAHGGMGWIYLALDRNVNDRPVVLKGLVHSGDAEAQAIAMAERQFLAEVVHPSIVQIFNFVEHTDKHGDPVGYIVMEYVGGRSLKRRKGEKLPVSEAIAYLLEILPALAYLHALGLVYNDLKPENIMLTEEQLKLIDLGAVSRINSFGYLYGTPGFQAPEIVRTGPTVATDIYTVGRTLAALTLNLPTRNGRYLDGLPDDDPVLASYDSFGRLLRRAIDPDPRRRFASAEEMSGQLMGVLREVVAQDTGVPRPGLSTVFSPSRSTFGVDLLVAHTDVYQDGQVHSEKLTAKEIVTALQVPLVDRTDVAASVLQATVLSQPVQTLDSLRAARHGALDSDGADLSESVELPLMEVRALLDLGDVAKATRKLDDLSERVGWRWRLVWYRAVSELLTGAYDAAIKHFTEVLDTFPGELAPKLALAATAELAGYTDGTNFYQTVWSTNDGVISAAFGLARTLSAQGERAGAVRTLDEVPPSSRHFTTARLTSAVTLLSGRSHGEITEEQIRDAARRVEALPPTEPRVLQIRALVLGGAMDWLQNNEASTNHILGFPFTDHGLRLGVEASLRSLARVAPTQRHRYTLVDMANKVRPTSTF; encoded by the coding sequence ATGGCCGAGGCGGTCAAGAAGGGCCTGCAAGACACGTCGGGAACCGAGAATCCGCGGCCCGACGAAGACGAACAGGAAGCGGGCCCCGGAACGCAGCCGGCCGACGTGCAGACCGGCGCGGCCGCCTGGAGCCGGCCGGTCGGCACCCAGGCACTGTTCCGGCCGAATTTCGACGATGACGACGAAGACGACATCACGCTGGGCACCCTCGATATGCAGCCGCAGGGACCGCTGGCGGCCGCGACGCGAGCGCGGCTACCGGTCCGACGACTCGGCGGCGGCCTGGTGGAGATCCCGAGGGTGCCCGATACCGATCCGCTCAAAGCGCTGATGACCGATCCGGTAGTCCCGGAAGCCAAGCGGTTCTGCTGGAACTGCGGGCGTCCGGTCGGCCGCAGCGACTCGGAGACCAAGGGGGCATCGGAAGGCTGGTGCCCGTATTGCGGCAGCCCGTATTCCTTCTTGCCCCAGCTCAGCCCCGGTGACACCATTGCCGGCCAGTACGAGGTCAAGGGCTGCATCGCGCACGGCGGAATGGGCTGGATATACCTGGCCCTGGACCGCAACGTCAACGACCGGCCAGTCGTGCTCAAAGGCCTGGTGCATTCGGGCGATGCCGAGGCCCAGGCCATCGCAATGGCGGAGCGACAGTTCCTCGCCGAGGTGGTCCACCCGTCGATCGTGCAGATCTTCAACTTCGTCGAGCACACCGACAAGCACGGGGATCCGGTCGGCTACATCGTCATGGAGTACGTCGGCGGGCGGTCGCTCAAGCGGCGCAAGGGCGAGAAGCTTCCGGTCTCCGAGGCGATCGCCTATCTCCTGGAAATCCTTCCGGCATTGGCCTACCTGCATGCTCTCGGCCTGGTCTACAACGACTTGAAGCCGGAGAACATCATGCTCACCGAAGAGCAGCTCAAGCTCATCGACCTGGGTGCGGTGTCGCGGATCAACTCCTTCGGTTACCTCTATGGCACTCCCGGCTTCCAGGCGCCCGAGATCGTGCGGACCGGCCCCACCGTGGCCACTGACATCTACACGGTGGGGCGCACGCTGGCCGCGCTCACCTTGAACCTGCCTACCCGCAATGGCCGCTACCTCGATGGATTGCCCGACGACGATCCGGTGCTGGCCAGCTACGACTCGTTCGGCCGCCTGCTGCGCCGCGCCATCGACCCGGACCCACGGCGGCGGTTCGCCAGCGCCGAGGAGATGTCCGGGCAGCTGATGGGTGTCTTGCGCGAGGTGGTTGCCCAAGACACCGGGGTCCCCCGCCCCGGCCTGTCGACAGTGTTCAGCCCCAGCCGCTCGACGTTTGGGGTTGACCTGCTGGTCGCGCACACTGACGTATATCAGGACGGTCAGGTGCATTCGGAGAAGCTGACCGCCAAGGAGATCGTGACGGCACTGCAGGTACCGCTGGTCGATCGGACCGACGTCGCGGCCTCCGTCCTGCAGGCGACGGTGCTCTCCCAGCCCGTCCAGACCCTGGACTCACTGCGCGCCGCCCGACACGGCGCGCTGGACTCCGACGGCGCCGACCTCTCCGAATCGGTGGAACTGCCGCTGATGGAGGTTCGTGCCCTGCTGGATCTCGGCGACGTCGCCAAGGCCACCCGCAAACTCGACGACCTGTCCGAGCGGGTGGGCTGGCGCTGGCGGCTGGTCTGGTATCGGGCCGTCTCCGAGTTACTCACTGGCGCCTATGACGCCGCGATCAAACACTTCACCGAAGTTCTGGACACCTTCCCGGGTGAACTTGCGCCCAAACTGGCGCTGGCCGCGACCGCCGAACTGGCCGGCTACACCGACGGGACCAACTTCTACCAGACCGTGTGGAGCACCAACGACGGCGTCATCTCGGCGGCATTCGGACTGGCCAGAACCCTTTCCGCGCAAGGCGAACGAGCCGGCGCGGTACGCACCCTCGATGAAGTCCCACCTAGCTCGAGGCATTTCACCACGGCGCGGTTGACCAGTGCGGTGACCCTGCTCTCGGGACGGTCGCACGGCGAGATCACCGAAGAACAGATCCGCGACGCCGCACGCAGAGTCGAGGCACTGCCACCTACCGAACCGCGTGTGCTGCAGATCCGCGCCCTGGTGCTGGGCGGCGCGATGGACTGGTTGCAGAACAACGAGGCCAGCACCAACCACATCCTTGGATTTCCCTTCACCGATCACGGGCTCCGGCTGGGCGTGGAGGCCTCGCTGCGCAGCCTGGCCCGCGTCGCCCCCACCCAGCGGCACCGCTACACCCTGGTCGACATGGCCAACAAGGTGCGGCCCACCAGCACGTTCTAG
- a CDS encoding SGNH/GDSL hydrolase family protein: MKRYVALGSSMAAGPGISPRAPGAPRGSGRSARNYPHLVAERLNLDLVDVTYSGATTAAVLTDYQRGAPPQICALDGSEALVTVTIGGNDVGYIPLLIVASLPNFARRLPMLRGWVADLLDRDARDRALATVFDSLCEVGRSIRKRSPNARVLFVDYLTLLPPAGVGAPPLSEDDAALGRHVAETLERLTAEAAVETGCEIVRAAAASRDHHAWSVQPWAEKTGRLARYVVPLPGRPAPLHPNEAGMHAVARAITAQWGR; encoded by the coding sequence ATGAAACGTTATGTCGCCCTAGGTAGTTCGATGGCGGCAGGTCCAGGCATCTCCCCGCGTGCACCGGGCGCGCCTCGGGGATCGGGTCGATCGGCACGCAACTACCCGCACCTGGTAGCCGAACGACTGAATCTGGATCTGGTCGACGTCACCTACTCGGGTGCGACCACCGCTGCCGTGCTGACCGACTACCAGCGGGGGGCGCCGCCCCAGATCTGCGCATTGGACGGATCGGAAGCCCTGGTGACAGTCACCATCGGGGGCAACGACGTCGGCTACATCCCGTTGCTGATAGTCGCCTCGCTGCCCAACTTCGCGCGGCGACTACCGATGCTTCGCGGCTGGGTAGCAGATCTGCTTGACCGTGACGCCAGGGATCGTGCCCTGGCAACGGTATTCGATTCACTGTGTGAGGTTGGGCGTTCGATACGGAAGCGATCTCCAAACGCCCGGGTTCTGTTTGTCGACTATCTGACGCTGTTGCCGCCGGCGGGAGTTGGCGCCCCGCCGTTGTCCGAGGACGACGCGGCGCTTGGCCGCCATGTCGCCGAGACGCTGGAGCGACTCACCGCCGAGGCCGCCGTCGAGACGGGTTGCGAGATCGTGCGTGCCGCGGCGGCCAGCCGCGACCATCACGCGTGGTCGGTGCAACCCTGGGCGGAAAAAACCGGGAGACTGGCGAGATACGTTGTCCCGCTGCCGGGCCGGCCTGCGCCACTTCACCCCAACGAGGCCGGGATGCACGCGGTGGCGCGGGCGATCACAGCGCAGTGGGGGCGGTGA
- a CDS encoding thiazole synthase, whose protein sequence is MVESKLTIADRSFASRLIMGTGGASNLAVLQEALVASGTELTTVAIRRVDAEGGTGLLDLLNRLGITPLPNTAGCRSAAEAVLTAQLAREALDTNWVKLEVIADERTLLPDAIELVRAAEQLVDDGFVVLPYTNDDPVLARRLEDTGCAAVMPLGSPIGTGLGITNPHNIEMIVASAGVPVVLDAGIGTASDAALAMELGCDAVLLATAVTRAADPAAMAAAMSAAVTAGYLARRAGRIPKRFWAQASSPTLATQSPGAELGN, encoded by the coding sequence GTGGTTGAGTCCAAGCTGACGATCGCCGACCGCAGCTTTGCTTCGCGGCTCATCATGGGCACCGGGGGAGCGAGCAATCTGGCGGTGCTGCAAGAGGCGCTGGTGGCTTCGGGTACCGAACTCACCACCGTCGCGATCCGCCGGGTTGACGCCGAGGGCGGTACCGGACTGCTCGACCTGCTCAACCGGCTCGGGATCACGCCGTTACCCAACACCGCCGGGTGCCGCAGCGCGGCCGAGGCGGTGCTGACCGCGCAATTGGCTCGCGAGGCGCTCGACACCAATTGGGTAAAGCTCGAGGTGATCGCCGACGAACGCACCTTGTTGCCCGATGCGATTGAATTGGTCAGAGCGGCAGAACAGTTGGTCGACGACGGCTTCGTCGTGCTGCCCTACACCAATGACGACCCGGTGCTGGCCCGCCGCCTGGAAGACACCGGTTGCGCGGCAGTGATGCCGCTGGGATCGCCGATCGGGACCGGCCTGGGGATCACCAACCCGCACAACATCGAGATGATCGTTGCCAGCGCGGGTGTTCCCGTGGTTCTGGATGCGGGTATCGGCACCGCCAGTGATGCGGCGCTGGCGATGGAGTTGGGTTGTGACGCTGTGCTGTTGGCCACCGCGGTGACGCGGGCGGCGGACCCGGCGGCGATGGCCGCGGCGATGTCGGCCGCCGTCACCGCCGGCTACCTGGCGCGTCGTGCCGGCCGGATACCGAAGCGCTTCTGGGCCCAGGCGTCGAGCCCCACCCTGGCAACGCAGTCGCCCGGTGCGGAGTTGGGCAATTGA
- a CDS encoding acetate kinase: protein MSASRPNRVVLVLNSGSSSLKFQLVEPDSGMSRATGNIERIGEESSSVPDHDAALRRVFEILAEDDIDLQSCGLVAVGHRVVHGGKDFYEPTLLNDAVIGKLDELSPLAPLHNPPAVLCIRVARALLPDVPHIAVFDTAFFHQLPPAAATYAIDRELADVWKIRRYGFHGTSHEYVSQQAAEFLGKPIGDLNQIVLHLGNGASASAVAGGRPVETSMGLTPLEGLVMGTRSGDLDPGVIGYLWRTAKLGVDEIESMLNHRSGMLGLAGERDFRRLRAMIDDGDPAAELAYDVFIHRLRKYVGAYLAVLGHTDVVSFTAGIGEHDAAVRRDTLAGMAELGISLDERRNACPSGGARRISADDSPVTVLVIPTNEELAIARHCCSVLVAV, encoded by the coding sequence ATGAGCGCTAGCCGTCCGAATCGTGTTGTGCTGGTCCTCAACTCTGGATCCTCATCCCTTAAGTTTCAGCTCGTCGAACCCGATTCCGGTATGTCACGGGCGACCGGAAACATCGAGCGCATCGGCGAAGAATCGTCATCGGTGCCCGACCACGACGCGGCCCTGCGCCGAGTGTTCGAGATCTTGGCCGAAGACGACATCGACCTTCAGTCCTGCGGCCTGGTCGCGGTGGGTCATCGGGTAGTGCACGGCGGCAAGGACTTTTACGAACCGACGTTGCTCAACGATGCGGTGATCGGCAAGCTCGATGAGCTATCGCCGCTGGCCCCGCTGCACAATCCGCCCGCGGTGTTGTGCATCAGGGTGGCGCGTGCGTTGCTGCCCGACGTCCCGCACATCGCGGTCTTCGACACCGCCTTCTTTCACCAGCTCCCGCCCGCGGCGGCCACCTACGCCATCGATCGCGAGTTGGCGGACGTCTGGAAAATTCGCCGCTATGGCTTCCACGGGACATCCCATGAGTACGTCAGCCAACAGGCCGCGGAATTCCTGGGCAAGCCTATTGGTGATCTGAATCAGATTGTGCTGCATCTGGGTAACGGCGCGTCGGCTTCAGCGGTTGCGGGAGGACGGCCGGTGGAGACGTCGATGGGTCTGACGCCGCTGGAGGGTTTGGTGATGGGCACCCGCAGTGGTGACTTGGACCCCGGGGTTATTGGATACCTTTGGCGCACCGCAAAGTTGGGTGTTGATGAGATCGAATCAATGCTCAACCACCGGTCCGGGATGTTGGGGTTGGCAGGCGAGCGGGACTTTCGCCGGCTGAGGGCAATGATCGACGACGGCGACCCGGCGGCTGAATTGGCTTACGACGTCTTCATTCACCGGCTGCGCAAGTACGTTGGCGCTTACCTGGCGGTGCTGGGCCACACCGACGTGGTGAGCTTTACCGCCGGGATCGGCGAGCACGACGCGGCGGTGCGCCGAGACACCCTGGCCGGGATGGCCGAACTAGGGATCAGCCTGGATGAGCGGCGCAACGCCTGCCCGTCCGGTGGCGCGCGCCGGATCTCCGCCGACGACTCGCCGGTCACCGTTTTGGTGATACCGACCAACGAAGAACTGGCCATTGCCCGGCATTGCTGCTCGGTGTTGGTCGCCGTATAG
- the thiO gene encoding glycine oxidase ThiO — MSSPSMGSLAVIGGGVIGLSVARRAAQAGWAVRVHRRAEPGASWAAGGMLAPHSEGWPGEERLLRLGLESLRLWHESGFLDGLPPQVVTARESLVVAVDRADVADLRTVADWLSEQGHPVSWESAARDVEPLLAQGIRHGFRATTELAVDNRALLDALAVDCERRGVTWAGPVADLSDATGDAVVIANGIDAPALWPGLPVRPVKGEVLRLRWRKGCMPLLQRVVRARVHGRQVYLVPRADGVVVGATQYEHGRDLAPVVSGVRDLLEDACAVMPALGEYELAECTAGLRPMTPDNLPIVGRLDARTLVAAGLGRSGFLLAPWTAEQIVSELVPIGAHS; from the coding sequence ATGTCATCCCCATCCATGGGGTCGCTGGCTGTCATTGGTGGCGGCGTTATTGGCCTGTCGGTGGCACGGCGGGCAGCACAGGCCGGATGGGCGGTGCGGGTACATCGCCGTGCCGAACCGGGCGCCTCCTGGGCCGCCGGTGGAATGCTTGCCCCGCACAGCGAGGGTTGGCCCGGTGAAGAACGGTTGCTGCGGCTCGGGCTGGAGTCGCTGCGGCTGTGGCACGAGAGCGGCTTTCTGGACGGGCTGCCACCGCAGGTGGTTACCGCGCGGGAATCGCTGGTGGTGGCGGTGGACCGAGCCGACGTCGCTGACCTGCGCACCGTCGCGGATTGGTTGTCCGAGCAGGGGCACCCGGTGAGTTGGGAATCGGCCGCCCGCGATGTCGAACCCCTGCTGGCCCAGGGCATCCGGCACGGCTTCCGTGCCACGACCGAGCTGGCGGTGGACAATCGCGCCCTGCTCGACGCACTGGCCGTCGACTGTGAGCGACGTGGCGTCACCTGGGCGGGGCCGGTCGCCGATTTGTCCGATGCCACCGGTGACGCGGTGGTGATTGCCAATGGCATCGACGCTCCCGCCTTGTGGCCGGGCCTGCCGGTTCGTCCGGTGAAGGGTGAGGTGCTGCGGTTGCGTTGGAGAAAGGGTTGTATGCCTTTGCTGCAGCGGGTGGTACGCGCCCGCGTACACGGGCGCCAGGTGTATTTGGTGCCGCGCGCGGATGGGGTCGTAGTGGGGGCGACCCAGTATGAGCACGGACGTGACTTGGCCCCGGTGGTGTCGGGCGTGCGTGATCTGCTCGAGGATGCTTGTGCGGTAATGCCGGCACTCGGCGAGTACGAGTTGGCTGAGTGCACGGCCGGATTGCGTCCGATGACACCGGACAACCTGCCCATCGTGGGCCGTCTGGACGCACGCACGCTGGTGGCCGCGGGCCTAGGCCGATCGGGATTCCTGTTGGCACCGTGGACCGCTGAGCAGATCGTGTCCGAGCTTGTTCCGATTGGAGCGCACTCATGA
- the thiS gene encoding sulfur carrier protein ThiS, with protein sequence MIVVVNERHVEVEEQTTVAALLQSLGFPDRGVAVALDLAVLSRSDWATELSEGDRLEVVTAVQGG encoded by the coding sequence ATGATCGTCGTTGTCAACGAGCGCCATGTCGAGGTCGAGGAGCAGACCACCGTGGCCGCGTTGTTGCAGTCGTTGGGTTTCCCCGATCGGGGCGTCGCGGTGGCATTGGACTTGGCGGTGCTGTCACGATCTGACTGGGCGACAGAGCTTTCCGAAGGTGATCGACTCGAGGTGGTAACGGCGGTGCAAGGTGGTTGA
- a CDS encoding NUDIX hydrolase — translation MRGDGDGWVISESGVHYWGRFGSAGLLLRAPRPDGTPAVLLQHRAFWSHQGGTWGLPGGARDSHETPEQTALREAHEEARLSAERLTVRAVTVTARPSGTAWTYTTVIADTRELLHAVPDRESAELRWVAEAEVVDFPLHPGFAASWQGLRCAPVTVPLEQGDQRRELLPRTVEVEPGVFVWCMPGDADQVPSQLSPRVISLLEALT, via the coding sequence GTGCGGGGCGACGGCGACGGTTGGGTCATCTCCGAGAGCGGTGTGCACTACTGGGGCCGATTTGGCTCGGCCGGGCTGCTGCTTCGGGCGCCGCGACCCGACGGCACCCCAGCCGTGTTGTTGCAGCATCGAGCGTTCTGGAGCCATCAAGGCGGCACCTGGGGCTTGCCGGGGGGCGCCCGCGATAGCCACGAGACTCCGGAACAGACGGCGCTGCGCGAAGCCCACGAAGAGGCGCGACTGTCGGCCGAGCGGCTGACCGTGCGGGCGGTGACGGTGACGGCCAGGCCCAGCGGCACCGCATGGACCTACACGACGGTGATCGCTGACACCCGGGAGTTGCTGCATGCGGTCCCCGATCGGGAGAGCGCGGAGCTGCGCTGGGTTGCCGAGGCCGAAGTGGTGGACTTTCCGTTGCATCCCGGATTTGCCGCCAGTTGGCAGGGGCTGCGCTGCGCCCCGGTGACCGTGCCGCTGGAGCAGGGCGATCAACGTCGTGAACTCCTGCCGCGCACTGTGGAGGTTGAGCCGGGCGTGTTCGTCTGGTGCATGCCCGGGGACGCCGATCAGGTGCCCTCGCAGCTGAGTCCGCGGGTCATATCGCTGCTAGAAGCTCTGACTTGA
- the thiE gene encoding thiamine phosphate synthase — MHSRLATARLYLCTDARRERGDLADFADAALAGGVDIIQLRDKGSAGEQRFGPLEARDELTACEILADAAARHAAMFAVNDRADIARAARADVLHLGQRDLPVDVARAITGPATLIGQSTHDRDQVSAAAIGAVDYFCVGPCWPTPTKPGRTAPGLGLVRFAADVAGAKPWFAIGGIDGVRLPEILAAGARRIVVVRAITAADDPREAAAKLKSELLAAI; from the coding sequence GTGCACTCCCGACTGGCTACCGCAAGGCTTTATCTGTGCACCGATGCCCGCCGTGAGCGCGGTGACCTGGCTGATTTCGCTGACGCCGCCCTGGCCGGCGGCGTCGACATCATCCAGCTGCGCGACAAAGGTTCGGCCGGTGAGCAGCGGTTTGGCCCCCTCGAAGCGCGTGACGAGCTCACCGCCTGCGAGATCCTGGCCGACGCGGCCGCTCGACACGCAGCCATGTTCGCGGTCAACGACCGCGCCGATATCGCCCGCGCCGCGCGCGCCGACGTGCTGCACCTGGGTCAGCGCGACCTTCCGGTCGACGTGGCACGCGCAATCACCGGACCGGCCACGCTGATCGGCCAATCCACTCACGACCGCGACCAGGTTTCCGCGGCGGCGATCGGGGCGGTCGACTACTTCTGCGTCGGGCCCTGCTGGCCCACCCCGACCAAGCCGGGCCGCACGGCGCCGGGCCTGGGCTTGGTCCGTTTCGCCGCCGACGTCGCCGGCGCCAAACCGTGGTTTGCCATCGGCGGCATCGACGGGGTGCGCCTGCCCGAGATTCTCGCCGCCGGTGCCCGACGGATCGTGGTGGTGCGGGCGATTACCGCGGCCGACGACCCGCGGGAGGCCGCGGCAAAGCTCAAGTCAGAGCTTCTAGCAGCGATATGA
- a CDS encoding glutamate ABC transporter substrate-binding protein encodes MRRLPGLRRAASALAVLALVITLDGCGHSEPLKVESTPTLPLPTPVGMEVMPPEPPLPADSSSQDCDPTASLRPFPTKAEADAAVADIRARGRLIVGLDIGSNLFSFRDPITGEITGFDVDIASEVARDIFGGPTHVEYRILSAAERITALQSSQVDVVVKTMTITCERRKLVNFSTVYLDANQRILTSRDSPIFKVSDLSGKRVCVARGTTSLRRIREIAPPPVIVSVVNWADCLVALQQREIDAVSTDDTILAGLVEEDPYLHIVGPNMANQPYGIGINLDNTGLVRFVNGTLERIRNDGTWNTLYRKWLSVLGPAPAPPRPRYVD; translated from the coding sequence ATGAGGCGCCTGCCCGGACTCCGGAGGGCGGCATCTGCGCTCGCAGTGCTCGCCCTGGTCATCACGCTGGACGGGTGTGGGCACTCCGAGCCGCTGAAAGTCGAGTCGACACCCACCCTGCCGCTGCCCACCCCGGTCGGCATGGAAGTCATGCCGCCGGAGCCTCCGCTTCCAGCGGACAGCTCCAGCCAGGACTGCGATCCCACCGCCAGCCTGCGTCCGTTTCCCACCAAAGCCGAGGCCGACGCCGCGGTGGCCGACATCCGCGCGCGGGGACGGCTGATCGTCGGACTCGACATCGGCAGCAACCTGTTCAGTTTCCGCGACCCGATCACCGGCGAGATCACCGGCTTCGACGTCGATATCGCCAGCGAAGTGGCGCGCGACATCTTCGGCGGCCCCACCCATGTCGAGTACCGGATCTTGTCGGCGGCCGAACGCATCACCGCGCTGCAGAGCTCCCAGGTCGACGTGGTGGTCAAGACCATGACGATCACTTGCGAGCGGCGCAAGCTGGTGAACTTTTCCACCGTCTACCTCGACGCCAACCAGCGGATTCTGACCTCACGCGACTCGCCGATTTTCAAGGTGTCCGACCTGTCCGGCAAGCGAGTCTGCGTGGCCCGCGGCACCACGTCGTTGCGCCGCATCCGCGAGATCGCACCGCCGCCGGTCATCGTGTCGGTGGTGAACTGGGCTGACTGCCTGGTGGCACTGCAGCAACGCGAGATCGACGCCGTCAGTACCGATGACACGATCCTGGCCGGGCTGGTGGAAGAAGACCCCTACCTGCATATCGTCGGGCCGAACATGGCCAATCAGCCCTACGGCATCGGGATCAATCTGGACAACACCGGACTCGTCCGATTCGTCAATGGCACGCTCGAACGCATCCGCAATGACGGGACCTGGAACACGCTCTACCGCAAATGGTTGTCGGTGCTCGGGCCGGCGCCCGCACCGCCCCGGCCTAGGTACGTGGACTGA